GGTGCTGCCCAGCGGCAAGAACCTGCACGCCCTCGACCCCCAGGCCATTCCCACCAGGGCCGCCATCGCCGCCGCCAAGGTGGTGGTCGACCGGCTGATCGAGCGCCAGAAGGCCGAGCAGGGCACCTGGCCGGAAACGATCGCCTGTGTGCTCTGGGGCACCGACAACATCAAGACCTACGGCGAATCACTGGCCCAGATCCTCTGGTTCATCGGTGTGCGGCCCGTGCCCGATTCCCTGGGGCGGGTGAACAAGCTGGAGCTGATCTCCCTGGAGGAGCTGGGCCGGCCCCGCATCGATGTGGTGGTGAACTGCAGCGGCGTGTTCCGGGATCTGTTCATCAACCAGATGGGCCTGATCGACCAGGGCGTGAAGATGGCCGCCGAGGCCGATGAGCCGCTGGCGATGAACTTCGTGCGCAAGCATGCCCAGGAGCAGGCCGCCAAGGAGGGCATCAGCCTGCGGGATGCCGCCACCCGGGTGTTCTCCAATGCCAGCGGCAGCTACAGCTCGAACGTGAACCTGGCGGTGGAGAACAGCACCTGGGAGGAGGAGGGGGAACTGCAGGAGATGTACCTCTCCCGCAAGACCTTCGCCTTCAATGCCGACAACCCGGGCGAGATGAACCAGAAGCGCGAAGTGTTCGAGTCGGTGATGAAGACCGCCGATGTCACCTTCCAGAACCTCGACTCCGCCGAGATCTCGCTCACCGATGTGAGCCACTACTTCGATTCCGATCCCACCAAGCTGATCCAGGGCCTGCGGGACGACGGCAAGGCACCGGCCAGCTACATCGCCGACACCACCACGGCCAACGCCCAGGTGCGCTCGTTGAGCGAAACAATCCGGCTCGATTCCCGCACCAAGCTGCTCAACCCCAAGTGGTACGAAGGCATGCTCAATTCGGGCTATGAGGGGGTGCGGGAGGTGGCCAAACGGCTCAACTTCACCCTGGGATGGAGCGCCACCAGTGGCGCCGTGGACAACTTCGTGTACGAGGAGGCCAACGACACCTTCATCAACGATCCGGAGATGCGCCAGCGGCTGATGGAGCTCAACCCCCACAGCTTCCGCCGCATCGTGGGCACCCTGCTCGAAGTGAACGGCCGCGGCTACTGGGACACCTCCGACGAGAACATCCAGCAGTTGCAGGAGCTCTACCAGGAGATCGAGGACCGCATCGAAGGCGTCACGAACGCCTGACGCCGCCCAGCCGGGGGGGGCCACCCCCCACGATCAGCGTCAGCGGTCAGGCCAGCGCCGCCGCCATCCGCACCACCTGGGCGATGGGGCCCACGTCGTGGACCCGAAGCACGGCAACGCCCTGGGCCACCGCCAGGGCACACACCGCCGCCGTCCCCCAGAGACGGGCCCGGGGCCGCGGCTCCTGCAGCACCGCTCCGATGAAGCGCTTGCGCGAGGGTCCGACCAGCAGGGGAAATCCCTCGGCACGCAACCGGGACAGCCCGCGCACCAGCTCCAGATTCTGGTCGTTGGTCTTGGCGAACCCCAGGCCAGGATCCCAGAGGATCTGCCCCGGCCTGACTCCGGCCGCCAGGGCCGCGTCCGTGCCCTGGAGCAGTTCGCCCCTCACCTCCTCCAGCAGATCGCCGTAGGAGGCCCTGCGGTCCATGCTCCGGCTGTCTCCGCGGCTGTGCATGAGCACATAGGGGCAGCCCGAGGCAGCCACCACCCTCGCCATCGCCGCCGCCGGCGCCTCCGGATTAGCACCGCGCACATTGTTGATCCAGTCGGCACCCTCGGCCAGGGCCACCTCCGCCACCAGAGGCTCGAAGGTGTCCACCGACAGGCAGGCGCCGGGGTAGGCCGACCGGATCGCCCGCAGGGCAGGCAGCAGTCGCTCAAGCTCCTGCTCAGGACGCATGGGCCCTGCCCCCGGGCGCGTGCTCTGGGCGCCGAGATCCAGCAGATCGGCCCCCTGCCGGAGCATGCGCCCGGCCTGGCGCAGGGCGGCTTCCGGGGTGTCCAGACGGCCCCCGTCACTGAAGGAGTCGGGGGTCAGATTGAGAATCCCCATCACCAGGGGGCGACGCCCCCAGCCAGGCAGCTGATCCAGGCCGGACTGGCTCAAATCAAACGGCAGCTGACACGCGGAAGTTGGCGATGCGGGCAAAACTGGAGGGTTCCAGCGACGCTCCCCCCACCAGCACGCCATCGATGTCGCTCTGAGCCATGAGGGCATCGATCGTGGCCGGATTCACCGAGCCGCCGTACTGCACCGTGACGTCGGGCTGGCCCACCCACTGCCGGATCAGGCCGCAGATGCGGTTGGCTTCATCCGCCGCGCAGGTCTTGCCGGTGCCGATGGCCCAGATCGGCTCGTAGGCCACGATCAGCCGGGTGGGATCCACGGCCTCGAGGCCCTGCTCGATCTGGCGATGGATCACCCGCTCGGTTTCGCCGGTCTCCCGCTGATCGAGGCTCTCCCCCACGCAGAGGATGGGGATCAGGCCATGCTTCTGGGCCGTGCGGGCGCGCAGGTTGATCTGCTCATCCGACTCGCTGAAGTACTTGCGCGGCTCGCTGTGGCCCACGATGGCATGGGTGACGCCATGCTCCACCAGCATCGGTGCCGACACCATGCCGGTGTAGGCGCCTTGTTCATCCCAGTGCACGTTCTGGGCGGCGATGAACACCCCGGTGCCCTCCAGGTGTCGGCTGAGGGTGGGGATGGCGGTGAACGGCGGGGCGATCAGCACCTGGCGATCATCCGGAAGATCGTTGATCAGGGGACGGAAGGCAGCGGCGAACTCCCGCGTCTGGGCGCAGGTCATGTGCATCTTCCAGTTGCCTGCGATCACAGCCTTGGCCAATGGTCCACTCCCAGCGACGTGGGGAAAAGCTAATAGGCCGCCTGTCAGCGTTCACGCCGGACCGGGGTGACGAGGATCTCGCGGCCATCCAGGCTCACCGCATCCCCGCAGGCCAGCTGGCGCCCCCGGCGCGTTTCGATGATTCCGTTGACCCGCACATCACCCCGCTGGATCCGCAGCTTGGCCTCGCCGCCGGTGGCGGCCAGACCCTGGAACTTGAGGAACTGATCGAGCTTCAAGGGAATGGCCGCGGGCACGGGAGATAGCGTGCCCGGATGCTCGCATCGCCCACGGCCCGTCGGTCGCCCCCGGCCGCCCTCGGCAGCACCGTCCGCAGGCTGTGGCCCCTGCTGCGGCCCCACCGCAGGCGACTGGCTGCCGGTGGGGTCTGCATCCTGGTCTTCGTGCTGTGCTGGCCGCTGCTGGCCTGGCTGGCGGGACGGCTGATCCCGGCGATCGGAGCCGGTGATGTGGTGGTCACCCTGCAGACGATCCTGGCCGCCCTGGCGGTGTTCGTCGTGCAGAAAGCCGCCCAGTTCGGCCAGGACACCCTGCTGGCCGCCCCGGCCCTCCACGTGAGTCAGACCCTGCGGCACGAGCTGTTCGCCCGGCTGCAGCGGCTTGACTTCAACGCCCTGGAGAAACTCTCCACCGGCGACCTCACCTACCGCCTCACCGAGGATGCCGACCGGGTGGGGGAGGTGGTCTACAAGACCATCCAGGACACGACCCCCAGCGCCCTGCAACTGCTGGCGGTGCTGGGCTACATGGTGTGGCTCGACGGCACCCTGGCCCTGGCCACCCTGCTGCTGGCCCCGGTGGTGGCGCTGCTGGTGAGCGGTTTCGGCGCCCGGGTGATGGGGGCCGCCGAACGCAGCCAGCAGCAGGTGAGCGAGCTGGCCAGCCTGCTCGGCGAGGCGATCGCCGGGCTGCCCCTGGTGCGGGCCTTTGCGGCGGAACCCTGGCTGCAGGAGCGCTTCGACCAGGAGATCGCGCTGCACCGCCGTGCCCGCTACCGCACCCTGCGGCTGCTGGCGCTGCAGCATCCCGTGGTGGGCCTGCTCGAAGCCGCGGGCATCCTGGCGGTGCTGCTGATCGGCGCCTGGCGCATCCAGGCCGGCGATCTCGACAGCCAGGGCTTCAGCAGCTATGTGGCTGCCCTGCTGATGCTGATCGACCCGATCGCCCACCTCACCACCAACTTCAACGAGTTCCAGCAGGGCCAGGCCTCCCTGCAGCGGCTGCGGGCGATCGAGCTGGAACCAATCGAGCCCCCCGACCGCGCCGATGCCCTGCCGCTGGGGCCGGTGCGGGGGGAACTGGTGCTGGAGGATGTGAGCTTCGCCTACAGCCCCGGCCAGCCCGTGCTGGATGGGGTGAGCCTGCGGGTGCGGCCCGGGGAGGTGGTGGCGCTGGTGGGGCCCTCCGGCGCCGGCAAGAGCACCCTGTTCTCGCTGCTGCTGCGCTTCAACACCTGCCAGCGGGGGCGGGTGCTGCTCGACGGCCACGACCTGGCCGATCTGCGTTCCGCCGATCTGCGCCGGGCCGTGGCCCTGGTGCCGCAGCAGAGCAGCATCTTTTCCGGCACGGTGGCCGAGGCGATCGCCTTCGGCCGGCAGGCCGGCCCGGAGGCGATCCGGGAGGCGGCCCGCATCGCCAATGCCGATGGGTTCCTGCAGTCGCTCCCCCAGGGTTACGCCAGCCGGGTGGAGGAGAGGGGCAGCAACTTCTCCGGAGGCCAGCTGCAGCGGCTCGCCATCGCCCGGGCCGTGCTGGGGAATCCCGCCGTGCTGCTGCTGGACGAGGCCACCAGCGCGCTGGACGCGGAGGCTGAAGCAGCTGTGCAGGCAGGGCTGGAAGCGGCGATGGCGGGCCGCACCGTGCTGGTGATCGCCCACCGCCTCTCCACCGTGCAGAGCGCCGACCGCATCGTGGTGCTCGAAGCCGGCCGGATTGTCGAGCAGGGCAGCCACAATCAGCTGATGGCGCAGGCCGGTCGCTACCGCGATCTGTGCGAGCGTCAGTTCATCCACCTCGAATCCTGACGCGCACGGCCATGGGCTGGGAGTACCGGGTGATTCACATCAACGTGGAGAGCGGCGCCCCGCCGGAGCCCCCCTCCCCGAAGACGGACAGCGAGAAGCTGGGGGGAGCCCTCAGCCCCGAGTTCCTGCAGAAGGAGTTTCCTCAGCAATACGGCCCGCTCAATGCCAGGCCCCGCCATCCCGCCGAGCAGCTCCAGTTCTTTCTGAACGCCCTCGGGCGCGAGAACTGGGAGATGGTGGAGGCGGCCCAGGTGGGGCCCCTGCTGATGTTCTTCTTCAAGCGGCCTGGGGGTGGGGGTCCATCCGTATCCTGAGCGGGCAGACCCAGAGTGCCCGCCCGTGACCGCCACCCCCCAGCAGCCACCCGTGCTCACCTTCGAGGGCCAGCGTTACGACCTCAACACCCTTCCCGAGGATGTGAAGGAACTGGTGCGGGGCATGCAGGTGGCCGATGCCCAGCTGCGCATGCATGAGGACACCCTCAAGGTGCTGGCCGTGGGACGCCAGGCGATGGCCAGCCAGCTCAACGAGAAGCTGAAGATGATCGCCCCCCTGCCCTGAGCGCTCGGCCCGCTCGATCGCTCGATCAGTCGGCCCGCTCGAACCGGTAAGCCCGCGTGAGCCGGAACACGGTGCCCGAGAGCAGCAGCAGACCGATCAGGTTGGGGATCGCCATCAGGCCGTTGAGGATGTC
This portion of the Cyanobium sp. NIES-981 genome encodes:
- the folP gene encoding dihydropteroate synthase, producing MGILNLTPDSFSDGGRLDTPEAALRQAGRMLRQGADLLDLGAQSTRPGAGPMRPEQELERLLPALRAIRSAYPGACLSVDTFEPLVAEVALAEGADWINNVRGANPEAPAAAMARVVAASGCPYVLMHSRGDSRSMDRRASYGDLLEEVRGELLQGTDAALAAGVRPGQILWDPGLGFAKTNDQNLELVRGLSRLRAEGFPLLVGPSRKRFIGAVLQEPRPRARLWGTAAVCALAVAQGVAVLRVHDVGPIAQVVRMAAALA
- the tpiA gene encoding triose-phosphate isomerase; translation: MAKAVIAGNWKMHMTCAQTREFAAAFRPLINDLPDDRQVLIAPPFTAIPTLSRHLEGTGVFIAAQNVHWDEQGAYTGMVSAPMLVEHGVTHAIVGHSEPRKYFSESDEQINLRARTAQKHGLIPILCVGESLDQRETGETERVIHRQIEQGLEAVDPTRLIVAYEPIWAIGTGKTCAADEANRICGLIRQWVGQPDVTVQYGGSVNPATIDALMAQSDIDGVLVGGASLEPSSFARIANFRVSAAV
- a CDS encoding RNA-binding S4 domain-containing protein; amino-acid sequence: MKLDQFLKFQGLAATGGEAKLRIQRGDVRVNGIIETRRGRQLACGDAVSLDGREILVTPVRRER
- a CDS encoding ABC transporter ATP-binding protein, with protein sequence MLASPTARRSPPAALGSTVRRLWPLLRPHRRRLAAGGVCILVFVLCWPLLAWLAGRLIPAIGAGDVVVTLQTILAALAVFVVQKAAQFGQDTLLAAPALHVSQTLRHELFARLQRLDFNALEKLSTGDLTYRLTEDADRVGEVVYKTIQDTTPSALQLLAVLGYMVWLDGTLALATLLLAPVVALLVSGFGARVMGAAERSQQQVSELASLLGEAIAGLPLVRAFAAEPWLQERFDQEIALHRRARYRTLRLLALQHPVVGLLEAAGILAVLLIGAWRIQAGDLDSQGFSSYVAALLMLIDPIAHLTTNFNEFQQGQASLQRLRAIELEPIEPPDRADALPLGPVRGELVLEDVSFAYSPGQPVLDGVSLRVRPGEVVALVGPSGAGKSTLFSLLLRFNTCQRGRVLLDGHDLADLRSADLRRAVALVPQQSSIFSGTVAEAIAFGRQAGPEAIREAARIANADGFLQSLPQGYASRVEERGSNFSGGQLQRLAIARAVLGNPAVLLLDEATSALDAEAEAAVQAGLEAAMAGRTVLVIAHRLSTVQSADRIVVLEAGRIVEQGSHNQLMAQAGRYRDLCERQFIHLES
- a CDS encoding DUF6447 family protein, which encodes MTATPQQPPVLTFEGQRYDLNTLPEDVKELVRGMQVADAQLRMHEDTLKVLAVGRQAMASQLNEKLKMIAPLP